GCGCTGCTGCTGGTGATCATCATCTTCGTCTGGACGCCGCCGCACTTCTGGGCGCTGGCGATCTTCCGTCGCGAGGACTACGCGCGCGCACTGGTGCCGATGCTGCCGGTGACGCACGGCGTGACGTACACCCGTTGGCAGATCCTGTTCTACACGGTGCTGCTGGTGGAAGTGACCGTGCTGCCGGTGGTGTTCGGCATGAGCGGCTTCTTCTACCTGGGCGGCGCGCTCGTGCTGGGCTCGGTGTTCCTCTGGTACGCCTGGCGACTGCTGAACCCGCCGGACGAGTTCTTCGCGATGCGCGTATTCAACTACTCCATCGTCTACCTGATGGCGCTGTTCGCGTTCCTGCTCGCCGACCACTGGGTGATGCCGCTGCTGCGGCCGGCGATGGCGTAACGGCTTACTGCGTTTCGACCGGCGAGGGGGTGGCGAGCTGCTCTACCACCACCGGTTCCAGCGACTTCAACCCGGCGGCGCGACCCAGCGCCAGTGCCTCGTCCGCGGGCAAACCGTCGATCTGCGCCGCGCCCAGTGCGAGCAGGGCACCGACGCGGTTACCGGAGGCGCAATGCAGCAGCACGCCGCCTTCGCGATCCTGCAGCAATGTGTGCAGAGCCTTGGCCTTCTCCGCGCTGATGTCGTCCTTGCCGCTGATCGGCAGCGCGATGTAGGCCATGCCCAACGCTTCGGCCTCGCGGGCCTCATCGAAGCCACGCGCTTCCTGCGGCCCCCGCAGGTCGATGACGGTGCGCACGCCTTCGTGCTTCAAGCGCTGCAGGTCTTCGGCGGTCGGCTGCCCGCCCGTGTGCAGGCCGGCCTTCGGTTGGGCGAAGTCGCCGGCGTATCCCGGTGTGCCGGCCAGGATGAGGACAGCGAGGGCGAACAAGCGCGCAAACGGTGTCATGACGGGTCTCCGTTCAATCCAGCAGATGCTGCTGCCAGAACAGGATGCTCGCCGCACCGAAGTAGTCCGCGTTGCTCTTCTTGCGGAAGCCGTGGCCCTCATCGTCGAACATCAGGAACCACACCGGCTCGCCGCTCGCGCGCACGGCCTTGGCGATCTGTTCGGCTTCGGTGTACGGCACGCGCGGATCGTTGCGGCCCTGGGCGACGAACAGCGGCGCCTTGATCCGCGCCGCGTTGCGCAGCGGCGAGATGCGGTCGAACACCGCCTTCATCGCCGGATCGCGCTCGTCGCCGTACTCGGCACGGCGCAGGTCGCGCCGGTAGCTTTCGGTGTGGGTCAGGAAGGTGGTGAAGTCGGAGATGCCGACGACGTCGATGCCGGCGCGGATGCGGTCGCTGTAATGCGTCAGCGAGGCGAGCACCATGTAGCCGCCGTAGCTGCCGCCCACCACGCCCACGCGCGAAGCGTCCAGTTCCGGCTGTTGCGCGATCCAGTCCAGCAGCGCGCCGATGTCCTTGACCGAATCCTCGCGCTTGTCGGCGTTGTCCAGCGACAGGAACGTCTTGCCGTAGCCGGTGGAGCCGCGCACGTTCGGCACGATCACCGCCACGCCCAGTTCGTTCACCAGGAACTGCGTGCCCGCATTGAACGAAGGCACGGATTGCCCTTCGGGCCCACCGTGGATGCTGATGATGACGGGCAGCCGGCGGCCGGCCGGCACTTTGGCCGGCACGTAGTAGAACGCCGGGATGGTGCGCGGCTTGCCGCCCACCTGATCGAACGTGGGATAGCGCACCAGCGAAGGCGACACGAACTTCATCGTATCGAGGCCACCCACTTCACTCTGCGTCCAGCGCACCAGTGAGCGGTCGGCCAGACCGATCACGTAGACGTCGCTGGGCGAGGTGGAGGTGTTCAGCGTGATCGCCAGGCGCGTGCCGTCCGGCGAGAACTCGCCGCCGTCGACGACGCCCACCGGCAACTCCGGCAAGGCGACGGGGCGATGGCTGGGCAACGCCAGCAGGTGCGCCTTGCCGATGCCGTCCTCGTTGGTGAAGTACACCAGGTGCCTGCCATCGTGCGACAGCGCGAAATCCTCGACGTCCCACGGCACGTCGGCGGTCAGTACCTCGAGTTTGCCGGTGGCCGGATCGTGGAAGCGCAGGCGACTGAACTCGCTGGGCTGGCCCGCGACGGGCTCGTCGGAAATGAAATAGACGCCCGTGCCGGAGAGCGCATAGGCGAAGCGGCCGAACGCCGCCTTGCCGCCATCCACCGGGAACGTCTCCAGCTTGCCCGTGGCCAGGTCCACTGCGCCCGGATAGGACTCGGTGGCGGATACGTAGCGCGATACCAGCAGCTCCTTGCCATCGGGCGAGAAATCCAGCGGGCTCCACGAACCGCCGGCGGACAGCAGCAGGCGACTCGTGCCCGCACGGGTGTCGCGCAGCCAGATGTCGCGATCGGTGCCGTTGCGTGCGGTGCTGGCGTAGGCGAGCAGCGTGCCGTCGCGGTTGATCACGGTGCCGCTGTTCTGGCTGCGCTTGCCGTCGGTCAACAACGTGGTCGAGCGGGTCTGCGCATCGAACCAGTAGAGCTGCGAGAACTCGTCGCCGCCCTTGTCCTTGGCGAACACGAAGCCGTCGCGCCAGGCCTGCGGCGGCGCAGGCGTGAGGCCGGCGACCGGCTCGGGATAGAACGTCAGCTGCTCCCGCATGCCGAGCGGCTGGCAGACGCGGTGCGCCTGGTTGGTTTCGGCGAAGCGGGTGCCGATCAGCAGGCAGCCGTCCTTGGTCCATCCGGCCAACGCTGCGCCACGCGTGTTCTGGTAGCGATTGAGGCGTTCCAGCAGATCGCCCGGGATCTCCGGCACGTTCTCGCTGACGCGGTTGCCCACGTGCTTGCGTTCGACGGGCGCGGCTGGGGCCGCCATCGCGTTACCCGTGAGGGCGAAGAGGACGGCGGTCAAGACGATCAGGCGCATGGGAACTCCGTGGCGAGTCGATGCCCGGAGTCTAGGCCGCGGCGCCCGCCACGGAAACCGGGCGCGCTCAGTGACGGCCGATGCGGGCCTGCAGCAGGGTACGCAGTTCGTACTTGTCGGCTTCGTCGAGCCCGACGTTGCGTTGCTTGGCCTGCAGTTCCTCAAGCCGTTGCTGGAGCATCTGCTTCTCGAGCTGCACGGCGGCGTCGAGCAGCTCCATCCGCCAGCTTTCTTCATCGCCGGGGAGCTCCTGCATCGCCAGCTTCTGCAGCGCGGCGGCTTCGTCGCGTTCGACGAAATGCTCGAGCAGCACCCCGGTGGTGATATCGGGGCGCGCGTGGACCAGTGCGATCAGTTCCAACAACAGCTCCATGCCGGGCAGACGCAGGCCCGAAAAGCCGTGCGTCGACTCGATCGCCAGCGCGAGCGCGGGCTTGTGCAACAGGCGCACGATGATGTGGCGGACGAGGCTCGGCTTCTGGCCCGGGTTCGACGCGGGCGGACGGCGGGTCGGCGCGGGTGCGGCCGATGGCGTCGCACCGCTGCCGGCGCCCACGCCCGTCACCACGGTGAGTTGCTGGCGCATCAGGTCGCCGAACGCACCATCGGGAATCTGTGCCAGCAACGGGCGAGCGCGCTCGGCCAGGCGTGCCCTGCCGTCGAGCGTGGACAGCTTGATGTCCTTGCCCAGTTCCTGGAAGAAGAACTCCGACAGCGGCATCGCCTGTTGCAGGCGCGCGTCGAACCCTGCGGCGCCTTCCTGCCGCACGATGGTGTCGGGATCCTCGCCATCGGGCAGGAACAGGAAGAACGCCTGCCGACCGTCCTTCATGCGCGGCAGCACCGATTCCAGTGCGCGCCATGCGGCGCGCTGGCCGGCGGCGTCGCCATCGAAGCAGAAGTACACGTCGGGCGCATTGCGGAACAGCAGCTCCGCATGCTCCGGCGTAGTCGCCGTGCCCAGCGTGGCGACGGCTTCCTTCACGCCGAATTGGAACAGGGAGACCACGTCCATGTAGCCCTCGACCACCACCAGCCGCGCGATCTTCTGGTTGGCCTGCTTCACCTGCCACAGGCCGTACAGCTCGCGGCCCTTGTGGAACAGCGCGGTCTCGGGCGAATTGAGGTACTTCGGGCCGTCGTCCTTCTGCAGCACGCGGCCGCCGAAGGCGATCACGCGGCCGCGCCGGTCGTGGATGGGGAACATCACCCGGTCGCGGAACTTGTCGTAGACGTGGCCGCGGTCGTTCTTCGAGAACAGGCCGGCGCGGTCGAGCAGCTTCATCCGGCGCTCGTCGGTACCCAGCGCATCCTTCAGCGCCGAATACCCGTCCGGCGCGTAGCCGATCATGAACTGCGTGCGGATCGCCGCATCCACGCCGCGGCCATCGAGGTAAGCCTTCGCCTTTTCGCTGCCCTCCAGGTTGCGCTGGAAGAAGCGCGCCGCCGCTTCCAATGCATTGAACAGGTCGCGGGTGTCGTTGTTCTCGTTGCGCTGCTGGGTCTCGCGCGGCACTTCCATGCCGTTGCGGCGCGCCAGCTCTTCCACCGCATCGAGGAACTCGAGGCGGTCGTAGTTCATCAGGAACGACAGCGCGGTACCGTGCGCGCCGCAGCCGAAGCAGTGGTAGAACTGCTTGGTCGGCGACACCGTGAACGACGGCGAGCGTTCGTCGTGGAACGGGCAGCAGGCCGAATATTCCTTGCCTTGCCGCTTCAGCGGCACGCGCCCGCCCACCACCTCGACGATATCCGTCCGGGCGAGCAGTTCGTCGATGAAGGCGTCGGGGATGCGGGCCATGGATCGCATAGGATGCCACGCAGGCGCCGCTGGCCGCGCGTTACCATGCGGCCATGCCCCGGAACGCTTTGTCCGACAACGCCCTGCTGGCCCGGTTGCGCCAGACGGTGGGCGCCACGCAGGTGCTGACGGGTGCGCGCGCGACCCGCCGCTACCGCAAGGGGTACCGTTTCGGCGACGGCCCGGTGCTGGCGGTGGTGCGACCCGGCACGCTGCTAGAGCTGTGGCGCGTACTCGAAGCCACGGTGCAGGCGGACGGGATCGTGCTGATGCAGGCGGCGAACACCGGCCTGACCGGCGGCTCCACCCCCGATGGCGACGGCTACGACCGCCGCATCGTGCTGGTCAGCACGCAACGCCTGGCGGGCGTGCAGGTGATCGACGAAGGCCGGCAGGTGGTCTGCCTGCCGGGCGCCACCCTGGATGTGCTGGAGAAGACGCTGGCCCCACTCGGGCGTGAGCCGCACTCGGTGATCGGGTCCTCGTGCATCGGCGCATCGGTGATGGGCGGCGTCTGCAACAACTCCGGCGGTGCGCTGGTGCGGCGCGGGCCGGCCTACACCGAGCTGGCGTTGTATGCGCAGTTGGGTGCGGATGGCGCGCTACGGCTGGTCAACCATCTCGGCATCGCCCTGGGCGACACGCCGGAGACGATCCTCACGCGCCTGCAGGCCGGCGACTACGCGGACGGCGACATC
This genomic stretch from Pseudoxanthomonas sp. CF385 harbors:
- a CDS encoding protein tyrosine phosphatase family protein, with the translated sequence MTPFARLFALAVLILAGTPGYAGDFAQPKAGLHTGGQPTAEDLQRLKHEGVRTVIDLRGPQEARGFDEAREAEALGMAYIALPISGKDDISAEKAKALHTLLQDREGGVLLHCASGNRVGALLALGAAQIDGLPADEALALGRAAGLKSLEPVVVEQLATPSPVETQ
- a CDS encoding prolyl oligopeptidase family serine peptidase, encoding MRLIVLTAVLFALTGNAMAAPAAPVERKHVGNRVSENVPEIPGDLLERLNRYQNTRGAALAGWTKDGCLLIGTRFAETNQAHRVCQPLGMREQLTFYPEPVAGLTPAPPQAWRDGFVFAKDKGGDEFSQLYWFDAQTRSTTLLTDGKRSQNSGTVINRDGTLLAYASTARNGTDRDIWLRDTRAGTSRLLLSAGGSWSPLDFSPDGKELLVSRYVSATESYPGAVDLATGKLETFPVDGGKAAFGRFAYALSGTGVYFISDEPVAGQPSEFSRLRFHDPATGKLEVLTADVPWDVEDFALSHDGRHLVYFTNEDGIGKAHLLALPSHRPVALPELPVGVVDGGEFSPDGTRLAITLNTSTSPSDVYVIGLADRSLVRWTQSEVGGLDTMKFVSPSLVRYPTFDQVGGKPRTIPAFYYVPAKVPAGRRLPVIISIHGGPEGQSVPSFNAGTQFLVNELGVAVIVPNVRGSTGYGKTFLSLDNADKREDSVKDIGALLDWIAQQPELDASRVGVVGGSYGGYMVLASLTHYSDRIRAGIDVVGISDFTTFLTHTESYRRDLRRAEYGDERDPAMKAVFDRISPLRNAARIKAPLFVAQGRNDPRVPYTEAEQIAKAVRASGEPVWFLMFDDEGHGFRKKSNADYFGAASILFWQQHLLD
- the dnaG gene encoding DNA primase; this encodes MARIPDAFIDELLARTDIVEVVGGRVPLKRQGKEYSACCPFHDERSPSFTVSPTKQFYHCFGCGAHGTALSFLMNYDRLEFLDAVEELARRNGMEVPRETQQRNENNDTRDLFNALEAAARFFQRNLEGSEKAKAYLDGRGVDAAIRTQFMIGYAPDGYSALKDALGTDERRMKLLDRAGLFSKNDRGHVYDKFRDRVMFPIHDRRGRVIAFGGRVLQKDDGPKYLNSPETALFHKGRELYGLWQVKQANQKIARLVVVEGYMDVVSLFQFGVKEAVATLGTATTPEHAELLFRNAPDVYFCFDGDAAGQRAAWRALESVLPRMKDGRQAFFLFLPDGEDPDTIVRQEGAAGFDARLQQAMPLSEFFFQELGKDIKLSTLDGRARLAERARPLLAQIPDGAFGDLMRQQLTVVTGVGAGSGATPSAAPAPTRRPPASNPGQKPSLVRHIIVRLLHKPALALAIESTHGFSGLRLPGMELLLELIALVHARPDITTGVLLEHFVERDEAAALQKLAMQELPGDEESWRMELLDAAVQLEKQMLQQRLEELQAKQRNVGLDEADKYELRTLLQARIGRH